One genomic segment of Rubritalea squalenifaciens DSM 18772 includes these proteins:
- a CDS encoding phospholipase D family protein, which translates to MSLLPLSICLPLVQCTMVPKVEDKPVTKSLSPPKSGVLAETARRLENTRDEEQSSLLLLDEAKEALEWRLALVDSAKSSIDIQLYLWHDGASGKLLLDRVLRAADRGVRVRILVDDFLFNGNEPFVSSICRYHPNIDIRIFNPTSFRGNPLGSSIEFLLNFVHLNRRMHNKTWTADQSFSIVGGRNVGDHYYGLDEHYNFLDLDVLVSGPPVREVAKGFDLFWNSAQAYPGALLSKRAKREILEERRARLLAYLDQEKGGMLRSFPTRPKDWSSEFARLPHTMAKGKAVFIQDHPDREQDNRQLVTSLGTAVGKQSRELILVSPYFIPGKGMLESMEQAVKEGKDVHVLAPSLAANNQPAAHGHYKKKRKPTLRTGAKLYELRSQPDKSVRMMADVSPVRSKIVAMHTKAIVGDRTRCFIGSMNLDPRAIKINTESGMLIDSPELTADLFSMLQKIRRSESVWEVTLDERNKLRWSENGVNFQDEPPAPWMKKVTSRIVGWLPLESQL; encoded by the coding sequence TTGTCATTGCTACCCCTGTCGATCTGTCTGCCACTGGTGCAGTGCACGATGGTTCCTAAAGTGGAGGATAAACCTGTAACGAAATCCTTGTCCCCTCCCAAGTCAGGCGTGCTGGCTGAAACTGCAAGGAGACTTGAGAACACACGTGACGAGGAACAGTCCTCGCTGCTCCTTCTGGATGAGGCGAAGGAGGCGCTGGAGTGGCGGCTTGCCCTGGTGGACTCAGCAAAGTCTTCGATCGATATTCAGCTCTACCTCTGGCATGACGGGGCATCTGGGAAGTTGCTGCTAGATCGCGTACTACGTGCTGCAGATAGAGGGGTAAGGGTACGCATTCTGGTGGATGACTTTCTTTTCAATGGGAATGAGCCCTTTGTCTCTTCCATCTGCCGCTATCATCCGAACATCGATATCCGGATCTTTAATCCCACTAGCTTCAGGGGAAACCCACTGGGGTCTAGTATAGAGTTCCTCTTGAACTTCGTACACTTGAACCGCCGCATGCATAACAAGACTTGGACGGCAGACCAGAGCTTCAGCATCGTAGGAGGGCGAAATGTGGGTGACCACTATTACGGATTGGACGAGCACTACAATTTCCTGGACCTGGATGTCTTGGTTTCTGGTCCTCCAGTTAGGGAGGTAGCCAAAGGATTTGACCTGTTCTGGAATTCTGCCCAAGCCTATCCGGGAGCCTTGCTGTCCAAGCGTGCCAAGCGTGAGATTCTTGAGGAGCGTAGAGCGCGTTTGCTTGCCTATCTGGATCAGGAAAAAGGCGGTATGCTGCGCTCCTTCCCCACACGTCCCAAGGATTGGTCTAGTGAGTTTGCTCGCTTGCCTCATACCATGGCCAAGGGGAAGGCGGTCTTCATTCAGGATCACCCGGATCGTGAGCAGGACAATCGCCAGCTAGTCACCAGCTTGGGCACTGCTGTGGGTAAGCAATCCAGGGAGCTGATTCTGGTGAGTCCCTATTTTATCCCCGGTAAGGGGATGCTGGAGAGCATGGAGCAGGCGGTGAAAGAGGGGAAGGATGTCCATGTGCTGGCTCCTAGCCTAGCGGCCAATAACCAGCCTGCTGCTCACGGGCACTACAAGAAAAAGCGCAAGCCTACGCTGAGAACTGGAGCCAAGCTCTACGAGTTGAGATCGCAACCGGATAAGTCTGTTAGAATGATGGCAGACGTGAGCCCGGTACGAAGCAAGATAGTAGCCATGCATACCAAAGCCATTGTAGGTGATCGCACGCGTTGCTTTATCGGCTCCATGAATTTGGATCCGCGAGCCATTAAGATCAATACCGAGAGTGGTATGCTGATAGATTCCCCAGAGCTAACAGCTGATCTGTTTTCCATGCTGCAAAAAATCCGCCGCAGTGAAAGTGTGTGGGAGGTGACTTTAGATGAGCGGAATAAACTGCGTTGGAGTGAAAATGGTGTCAATTTCCAGGATGAACCGCCAGCCCCGTGGATGAAGAAAGTGACTTCACGCATCGTAGGCTGGCTCCCTCTGGAGAGCCAGCTCTAG
- a CDS encoding sialidase family protein: protein MKYSFILPTLLATQALAVDAPRVVAVPPADAGRGLIRISDKEIRHYPGKGSKHFLQSLDNGETWKSVPLPATYPGATCMAKESPAIAKNPISGEYLRVEPAYRGKNNNDGIYLTEGGIDGKWNLVRDDKGNTIRPSGILRNPLWVDSNKRIVIPGHGGGCFTWYSDDQGLSWKQSNKVNSPNHKPGGVHKGTRWNHGMVEGTIVELKSKKLWMIARTSLDKHYQTFSSDYGKTWSKAEPSRFWGTITMPTFHRLRDGRILFLWSNTTSLPEIETATGRGEDAFTNRDTIHAAISSDEGKTWTGFRELILDEHRNRGDYGTWKGKQDRGKHQSEVVQLDDNRVLFSCGQHAMHRRLMIMDLRWLYEKERSSDISRDGAKDWTTHQYIAKYVGHCAYNRTPGALVEDGTLRLRRVDDLTLTNPNQGATWNLPSGDSGKLTTKVRLEEGGSGLQIALCDRWFNACDPSVDQFANYVLKIDAAGKTPEGKKLLTPGKTHELTIAWDKAAKKGAATLFLDGRKTVITLPCLIPTENGISYVHFYNPATETDLQGASILSTQARIQ, encoded by the coding sequence ATGAAGTACTCATTCATTCTTCCCACCCTACTCGCCACCCAAGCTCTGGCAGTCGATGCTCCACGCGTGGTCGCCGTGCCACCAGCAGATGCAGGCCGTGGACTCATCCGGATCTCAGACAAGGAAATCCGTCACTATCCGGGCAAAGGCAGCAAGCACTTCCTGCAGTCGCTCGACAATGGCGAGACATGGAAATCCGTCCCTCTTCCCGCTACTTACCCCGGTGCTACGTGCATGGCCAAGGAATCACCAGCCATTGCAAAAAACCCAATCAGCGGGGAATACCTCCGCGTCGAGCCAGCTTATCGTGGCAAGAATAACAACGACGGCATCTACCTTACTGAAGGCGGCATCGACGGCAAATGGAACCTCGTTAGAGACGACAAAGGAAACACGATCCGTCCATCTGGCATTCTCAGAAACCCTCTCTGGGTGGACAGCAATAAGCGCATCGTCATTCCCGGTCATGGTGGAGGCTGCTTCACCTGGTACTCTGACGACCAAGGCTTAAGCTGGAAACAGTCTAACAAAGTAAATTCACCTAACCACAAGCCTGGCGGCGTACATAAGGGCACACGCTGGAACCACGGCATGGTGGAAGGAACCATCGTGGAGCTGAAGAGCAAAAAGCTCTGGATGATTGCACGCACCTCGCTGGACAAGCACTACCAGACATTCTCATCAGACTACGGTAAAACATGGAGCAAGGCAGAACCGTCCCGCTTCTGGGGCACCATCACGATGCCCACCTTCCACCGCCTCCGTGACGGACGCATCCTTTTCCTCTGGTCGAACACCACCTCTCTACCTGAGATTGAGACAGCCACTGGCCGTGGCGAGGACGCCTTCACCAACCGAGACACCATCCACGCCGCCATTTCCAGCGATGAAGGAAAGACCTGGACAGGCTTTCGCGAACTCATTCTGGACGAGCACCGAAACCGTGGCGATTACGGTACTTGGAAGGGCAAACAAGACCGCGGCAAACACCAGTCGGAAGTCGTGCAGCTAGATGACAATCGCGTACTGTTCTCCTGCGGCCAGCATGCCATGCACCGTAGACTCATGATCATGGATCTGCGCTGGCTGTATGAAAAAGAGCGCAGCTCAGACATCTCCAGAGATGGAGCCAAGGACTGGACCACTCACCAGTATATCGCCAAGTACGTAGGCCACTGTGCCTATAACCGCACTCCAGGTGCTCTGGTAGAGGACGGTACACTGCGGCTGCGCCGTGTCGACGATCTCACTCTCACCAATCCCAACCAGGGTGCCACTTGGAACCTCCCCTCTGGTGACTCTGGCAAGCTCACTACCAAGGTCCGCTTGGAGGAAGGCGGCTCCGGCCTGCAGATCGCTCTCTGTGACCGCTGGTTCAATGCCTGTGACCCCAGCGTAGACCAATTTGCCAACTATGTCCTGAAGATCGATGCTGCTGGGAAGACTCCGGAAGGCAAAAAGCTTCTCACCCCCGGAAAGACTCACGAGCTGACTATTGCCTGGGACAAGGCTGCCAAGAAAGGCGCAGCCACACTCTTTCTTGATGGACGCAAGACTGTCATCACCTTGCCATGCCTCATCCCTACAGAGAACGGCATCAGCTACGTTCATTTCTATAATCCTGCCACCGAGACTGACCTTCAGGGTGCAAGCATCCTCAGTACGCAGGCACGCATTCAATAA
- a CDS encoding family 20 glycosylhydrolase, whose translation MKRTQALKTLLLCMLSGLLSLSLQASDSGVQPQQPALLPLPQSITWGDNAIPLQEASLTLPAKGDDALRFSQLKTELKELLELNKITVSEEAKKKILLKIGKVEAPAQWEGQDDEAYSLVAEPRGVVITANTTTGLYRGLQTLRQLIVRKDGKTTVAACKIEDYPAFKIRGFMHDVGRNFQSLDQLKMQIDVMAAYKYSIFHFHVTEYHGWRLESKKYPDLQKDSTFTRKPGKYYTQKEFVEFVDYCWARGITVIPEFDSPGHSDAFRKGVGVDNMKDPKALEAMVDLINEICALVPKEKMPYFHVGTDEVRHREEHVNSNYLPALHKAVQDNGREVIGWWKGMTFKGAKQVQQTWAQSAPLKGVQHIDSRSNYVNHLEALDFVTRMFFQQPCRTPHGNEHQLGGILCHWPDTKVDDQKLTLTNNPVIPAMVAYSEAVWKGIAGNYGGYWAILPDKGSKEYDAFADFENRIAEQRDRFLTKVPFPMVKTHQIEWRLLGQVENGAVPELEKGIVKDRYEVNGGVYNWSKPVYGGAIHIRHFFGFNSHYKGKPKGKDIVWANTYVYSPVDQEVDAWISFNTISSSDGRAGIAKAGNWGPNPACKIWINGESIDPPKWKNDGKIGKEIALIDQIYTSREPTKIRLKKGWNTVLVKSAPTWKWVFSFSPVEKNGQAYREVEGLKYSATPQAN comes from the coding sequence ATGAAACGTACACAAGCACTTAAAACACTTTTACTCTGCATGCTGTCTGGCCTGTTGAGTCTCAGCCTGCAGGCGTCGGACTCGGGAGTCCAGCCACAGCAACCAGCCCTGCTCCCCCTGCCACAAAGCATCACTTGGGGAGATAATGCCATCCCTCTGCAAGAGGCCAGCCTTACTCTACCCGCCAAGGGGGATGATGCCCTCAGATTCAGCCAGCTCAAAACCGAGCTCAAAGAGCTGCTGGAGCTAAACAAGATCACTGTCTCCGAAGAGGCTAAAAAGAAGATCCTGCTGAAAATCGGCAAGGTAGAAGCACCCGCTCAGTGGGAAGGGCAGGACGATGAAGCGTATTCTTTGGTAGCCGAGCCACGCGGCGTGGTGATCACCGCCAATACCACCACGGGTCTCTACCGCGGGCTTCAGACTCTGCGACAGCTGATCGTACGCAAAGACGGCAAGACTACCGTGGCAGCCTGCAAGATCGAAGACTACCCTGCCTTCAAGATCCGCGGCTTCATGCACGATGTCGGCCGTAATTTCCAGTCCCTCGACCAGCTTAAAATGCAGATCGATGTGATGGCGGCCTACAAATACAGCATCTTCCACTTCCACGTCACCGAGTACCACGGCTGGAGACTAGAGAGCAAGAAGTACCCAGACCTTCAAAAGGATTCCACCTTCACCCGCAAGCCCGGCAAGTACTACACTCAGAAGGAATTCGTCGAGTTCGTCGACTACTGCTGGGCACGTGGCATCACCGTCATTCCTGAGTTTGACTCCCCTGGCCACAGCGATGCTTTCCGCAAGGGTGTGGGTGTGGACAACATGAAAGACCCGAAAGCTCTCGAGGCGATGGTGGATCTGATTAATGAGATCTGTGCCCTCGTGCCGAAAGAGAAGATGCCCTACTTCCACGTCGGCACCGACGAGGTCCGCCACAGGGAAGAGCACGTTAACAGCAACTACCTGCCAGCCCTTCACAAAGCCGTGCAGGACAATGGACGTGAAGTCATCGGCTGGTGGAAGGGCATGACCTTCAAAGGCGCCAAACAAGTCCAGCAGACCTGGGCTCAGTCCGCACCGCTCAAAGGCGTGCAGCACATCGACTCACGCTCTAACTACGTGAACCACCTGGAGGCGCTCGACTTCGTCACCCGCATGTTCTTCCAGCAGCCATGCCGCACACCACACGGCAACGAGCATCAGCTCGGAGGCATCCTCTGCCACTGGCCGGACACCAAGGTGGACGACCAGAAACTCACTCTGACTAACAACCCGGTCATCCCTGCCATGGTGGCTTACTCCGAGGCCGTCTGGAAAGGTATCGCTGGCAACTACGGCGGCTACTGGGCCATACTCCCAGACAAAGGCAGCAAGGAGTACGACGCCTTTGCCGACTTCGAAAACCGCATCGCCGAACAGCGCGACCGCTTCCTCACCAAGGTTCCCTTCCCGATGGTCAAGACCCACCAGATCGAGTGGCGTCTGCTCGGCCAAGTCGAAAACGGTGCCGTCCCTGAATTGGAAAAGGGCATCGTCAAAGACCGCTACGAGGTAAACGGCGGAGTCTACAACTGGAGCAAGCCCGTCTACGGCGGCGCAATTCATATCCGCCACTTCTTTGGCTTCAACAGCCACTACAAGGGAAAACCAAAGGGCAAGGACATCGTCTGGGCTAACACCTACGTCTACAGCCCGGTGGACCAAGAAGTAGACGCCTGGATCAGCTTCAACACCATCTCCAGCTCTGATGGCCGTGCCGGAATCGCCAAAGCTGGCAACTGGGGCCCTAACCCTGCCTGCAAGATCTGGATCAACGGCGAGAGCATTGATCCGCCGAAGTGGAAGAATGATGGTAAGATTGGCAAAGAGATCGCCCTCATCGACCAGATCTACACCAGCCGCGAACCGACCAAGATCAGGCTCAAGAAAGGCTGGAACACCGTGCTCGTGAAGTCCGCACCAACCTGGAAGTGGGTCTTCTCTTTCAGCCCGGTTGAAAAGAACGGTCAGGCCTACCGTGAAGTGGAAGGACTCAAATACTCCGCCACACCACAGGCGAACTGA
- a CDS encoding carbohydrate porin codes for MKPTILLAAATFVPSLVHAQEDVDALRDKVAALEKELDQARRELAAATEKENNPPPKAFSSKETTPLPVPLRIPADSSFSIGKLQIGGAIRANYVLGSYQEDGLPGPQRGGNGGNFELDTFRTNFDYNKAGTGFTAKAEYRFYNGYHFPHTAWAGWRNEDDSIIRVGLNRVPFGAGAYGTSHNWFFDLGYYVGLTDDMDMGVSYTTSCGDWQIDLAYYLGAEPNFFGDSSDSGRYSYDIIDNGSAHSHYRERHQINLRAIRTFTFEEDNTLALGASFQAGLLEADKRYAHDSHQLAAAIHAKWNRGPWEVISQLSAWDYAADYRSSSGLSNDLIGMGAYDYEAPVASRALLPALGIAYKWETDHIDWLDYITFYNDFSVILKDGHDPAGSKLKNSAMNVLGMSFTRGNWHIYCDWAYSNGNLFVGDDPLTDFGANEEQEWQSRFNINFGYYF; via the coding sequence ATGAAACCCACCATCCTGCTTGCAGCCGCTACCTTTGTCCCTTCTCTTGTGCATGCGCAGGAGGATGTGGATGCACTGCGCGACAAAGTAGCCGCCTTGGAGAAAGAACTCGATCAGGCCCGCCGTGAGTTGGCTGCCGCGACAGAGAAAGAGAACAACCCTCCCCCTAAAGCATTCTCCTCCAAGGAAACAACCCCCTTGCCAGTCCCCTTGCGTATCCCGGCTGACAGCAGCTTTAGCATCGGCAAGTTGCAGATAGGCGGAGCGATCCGTGCAAACTACGTGCTGGGCTCGTACCAGGAGGATGGTCTACCCGGTCCACAGCGCGGCGGCAATGGCGGCAACTTCGAGCTCGATACTTTCCGGACGAACTTCGACTACAACAAGGCTGGTACAGGATTCACGGCCAAGGCGGAGTATCGCTTCTACAACGGCTACCACTTTCCACACACGGCCTGGGCCGGCTGGCGCAACGAGGACGACTCGATCATCCGGGTGGGACTTAACCGTGTTCCCTTCGGGGCAGGCGCCTACGGCACCTCGCACAACTGGTTCTTTGACCTGGGCTACTATGTGGGCCTGACGGACGACATGGACATGGGCGTAAGCTACACCACCTCCTGTGGCGACTGGCAGATCGACCTTGCCTACTACCTGGGTGCGGAGCCGAACTTCTTTGGCGACTCCAGCGATAGTGGCCGCTATTCCTATGATATCATCGACAATGGCTCGGCCCATTCCCACTACCGTGAACGCCACCAGATCAACCTGCGCGCGATCCGAACTTTTACTTTTGAGGAGGACAACACCCTCGCTCTAGGCGCCTCGTTTCAAGCTGGCTTGTTAGAAGCAGACAAGCGCTATGCCCATGATTCCCACCAACTGGCTGCGGCTATTCACGCCAAGTGGAACCGTGGGCCGTGGGAAGTCATTAGCCAACTCAGTGCCTGGGACTACGCTGCCGACTACCGCAGCAGCAGCGGCCTGAGCAATGACCTGATAGGCATGGGTGCCTATGACTACGAAGCCCCGGTGGCCTCCCGGGCCCTACTCCCCGCCTTGGGGATCGCCTACAAATGGGAAACTGATCATATCGACTGGCTGGACTACATCACCTTCTACAACGACTTCTCCGTGATTCTGAAAGACGGCCATGATCCGGCTGGCAGCAAGCTCAAGAACTCCGCCATGAATGTCCTCGGCATGTCATTCACCAGGGGCAACTGGCACATCTACTGCGACTGGGCCTACTCCAATGGGAATCTCTTTGTCGGTGATGACCCGCTGACCGACTTCGGCGCCAATGAGGAGCAGGAATGGCAGTCCCGTTTCAACATCAACTTCGGCTATTATTTCTAG